One stretch of Paraburkholderia fungorum DNA includes these proteins:
- a CDS encoding LacI family DNA-binding transcriptional regulator, whose amino-acid sequence MTDIAKLTGVSQSTVSLVLNNATGAKFSEATRNKVLKAAHDLGYRLSLREPVATSTDERNLIVYLADEISTSPHPVVNADGARDAAYAAGKMLAVYSTHGNADIEKQVLDTVLANPHVFGVIYATVYTRKVTPPAALSQIPTVLLNCYTGDGGFSSVVPAEAAGGHLATDYLLQSGHRRIGFINGEPWQDASKDRLKGYRTALATADLPYAPELVRDGDWSSGLGFELTLSLMREANPPTAIFCANDLTAIGAIEALKQLGLRVPEDVSVLGYDDQEIARHTHPPLSTVVLPNYELGRWAVETLLQEEHNRSAGAPVRHRMVKLDGPLVERASVRVITEAKKPIINIISD is encoded by the coding sequence ATGACCGACATCGCCAAACTCACTGGCGTGTCGCAATCCACTGTCTCGCTGGTCCTGAACAACGCGACCGGCGCGAAGTTCTCCGAGGCCACCCGCAACAAGGTGCTGAAGGCCGCGCACGATCTCGGCTACCGGCTGTCGCTGCGCGAACCGGTCGCGACATCGACCGACGAACGCAATCTGATCGTCTATCTCGCCGATGAAATTTCCACCAGCCCGCATCCCGTGGTAAATGCCGACGGTGCACGCGACGCCGCTTATGCGGCCGGCAAAATGCTGGCGGTCTACTCGACGCACGGCAACGCCGACATCGAGAAGCAGGTGCTCGACACGGTGCTCGCGAATCCGCACGTGTTCGGCGTGATCTACGCGACGGTCTACACGCGCAAGGTGACGCCGCCCGCCGCGCTGTCGCAGATTCCGACCGTGCTGCTGAACTGCTACACGGGCGACGGCGGGTTTTCGTCGGTCGTTCCGGCGGAGGCTGCGGGCGGTCATCTCGCGACCGATTACCTGCTGCAATCGGGGCATCGACGGATCGGGTTTATCAACGGCGAACCCTGGCAGGATGCGTCGAAAGATCGTCTCAAAGGCTATCGCACCGCGCTCGCCACCGCCGACCTGCCTTACGCACCGGAACTCGTGCGCGACGGCGACTGGAGTTCCGGCCTCGGCTTCGAACTGACGCTCTCGCTGATGCGCGAAGCCAACCCGCCCACCGCGATTTTCTGCGCGAACGACCTGACCGCGATCGGCGCAATCGAAGCGCTGAAGCAACTCGGCTTGCGCGTGCCCGAAGACGTGTCGGTGCTCGGTTACGACGACCAGGAAATCGCCCGTCACACGCACCCGCCGCTATCGACCGTCGTGCTCCCGAACTATGAACTGGGGCGCTGGGCCGTCGAAACCCTGCTGCAGGAAGAACACAACCGGTCGGCCGGTGCGCCGGTGCGTCACCGGATGGTCAAGCTCGATGGTCCGCTGGTCGAACGCGCGTCGGTCAGGGTAATTACCGAGGCAAAAAAGCCAATAATTAATATTATTAGTGATTGA
- a CDS encoding aldose 1-epimerase gives MRDVSLNSIQPIATDLAWLDDPVIAAGLVTLKAGALRAVLAPEVGGALAAFYEVTPDGPLHWLRPAAPEAFAERDPLKMASFPLFPYCNRIRDARFEFDGATIDLSGNDLRFAHALHGNAWRHPWQVGARTERAVELHFEHEPDVREPGDWPFRYRAQQRIELRDGALVITMSAQNLAEGPMPFGMGHHPYYPRTAQTRVHANVQAMWHADADVLPTHLGPHPAVDALREGMSADAFNLDNNFANWTREAVIAWPDEHRQLTMTADAPFDHMVVFAPANDPQLCVEPVTNTTDSFNTAGQREQVGGCVLQPGEEIAATLKWTPQRAA, from the coding sequence ATGCGCGACGTTTCCTTGAATTCAATTCAACCGATTGCCACCGACCTCGCGTGGCTCGACGATCCCGTGATTGCAGCCGGGCTCGTCACGCTGAAGGCCGGCGCGTTGCGGGCCGTGCTCGCTCCCGAAGTGGGCGGCGCGCTCGCGGCTTTTTACGAAGTCACACCCGATGGTCCGCTGCACTGGCTGCGGCCCGCCGCACCGGAAGCATTCGCCGAGCGCGATCCGCTGAAGATGGCGAGTTTTCCGCTGTTCCCGTATTGCAACCGGATTCGCGACGCGCGTTTCGAGTTCGACGGCGCGACTATCGACCTGAGCGGCAACGACCTGCGTTTCGCGCATGCGCTGCATGGGAACGCGTGGAGGCATCCGTGGCAGGTGGGCGCGCGCACGGAGCGCGCGGTGGAGCTGCATTTCGAGCACGAGCCGGACGTGCGCGAGCCGGGCGACTGGCCGTTCCGTTACCGGGCGCAGCAGCGCATCGAGTTGCGTGACGGGGCGCTGGTTATCACGATGTCCGCGCAGAACCTGGCTGAAGGGCCTATGCCGTTTGGGATGGGGCATCACCCGTACTATCCGCGCACCGCGCAGACGCGAGTGCATGCGAACGTGCAGGCGATGTGGCATGCCGACGCCGACGTGCTGCCGACGCATCTCGGTCCGCATCCCGCAGTCGACGCGTTGCGCGAAGGCATGTCCGCCGACGCATTCAACCTCGACAACAATTTCGCCAACTGGACGCGCGAGGCGGTGATTGCGTGGCCCGACGAACACCGTCAACTGACGATGACCGCCGATGCGCCGTTCGATCACATGGTGGTATTCGCGCCGGCCAACGATCCGCAACTGTGCGTGGAGCCGGTGACGAACACGACGGATTCATTCAACACGGCGGGTCAGCGGGAACAGGTGGGCGGCTGTGTGTTGCAGCCGGGCGAGGAGATTGCCGCGACCTTGAAGTGGACACCGCAGCGGGCGGCGTAG
- a CDS encoding endonuclease/exonuclease/phosphatase family protein has product MRNPEELIRENLAPNDFVAVSWNLHKGRTPLGFQAWQAMQRWVQSTHADAYFLQEAMARRMPSPVLASSFGAPIGDPLNDVWHCQATEIARALELEVALGPNVFKPSWRHGNAILSPHPLDLGGRWDISAHRFEKRGLLVARATFGGHSVTLLCAHLALTRPARLRQMHWIANWIEKEAPEGPLVLAGDFNDWRNDSVPLFREHGLQEVATLLGESGRTFPAFSPALALDKMFVRGMQPVEWIQPTQETAWLSDHLPYMARLRVE; this is encoded by the coding sequence ATGCGAAACCCAGAAGAATTGATCCGCGAGAACCTTGCGCCGAACGATTTCGTCGCGGTGAGCTGGAACCTGCACAAAGGCCGTACACCATTAGGTTTTCAGGCGTGGCAGGCGATGCAGCGCTGGGTCCAGTCGACTCACGCCGACGCCTATTTCCTGCAGGAAGCGATGGCGCGGCGCATGCCGTCGCCGGTGCTGGCCAGCAGTTTCGGCGCGCCCATCGGCGATCCGTTGAACGATGTCTGGCACTGCCAGGCCACGGAAATTGCCCGCGCGCTGGAACTCGAAGTCGCGCTCGGACCGAACGTGTTCAAACCGTCGTGGCGGCATGGCAATGCCATTTTGTCGCCGCATCCGCTCGATCTCGGCGGACGTTGGGACATCTCCGCGCATCGCTTCGAGAAGCGTGGTTTGCTGGTCGCGCGCGCGACGTTCGGCGGTCATTCGGTCACGCTGTTGTGCGCGCACCTCGCGCTCACACGCCCGGCACGTTTGCGGCAAATGCACTGGATCGCCAACTGGATCGAAAAGGAAGCGCCGGAAGGACCGCTCGTGCTGGCCGGCGATTTCAACGACTGGCGCAACGATTCGGTGCCGCTGTTTCGCGAGCACGGTTTGCAGGAAGTGGCGACGTTGCTGGGCGAATCGGGCCGCACGTTCCCGGCGTTTTCACCGGCGCTCGCGCTCGACAAGATGTTCGTGCGCGGCATGCAGCCCGTCGAGTGGATCCAGCCGACGCAGGAAACCGCGTGGCTGTCGGATCATTTGCCCTATATGGCGCGCTTGCGGGTGGAGTGA
- a CDS encoding AAA family ATPase produces MTTAMVKQEIAVASFSRVYDLDQVETALNDLGEGANDALRATYEKMLKTGNLRFCVKPNRMPSIDDLIDALPNFSAPLDDIRKQVALCLETEDRLELMPILLLGDPGIGKTHFAKQLARLLGTAYQYVAMSSLTAGWILSGASSQWKNAKPGKVFDALVNGSYANPVIAVDEIDKATGDSQYDPLGALYALLEHDTAQTFIDEFAEIPINAGNVIWIATANDERSIPEPILNRMNVYEIPSPDRDGARRIAQAIYDEIRSAHNWGLRFPETLGDDALDALIKASPREMRRAMLNGFGSARIAGRDQIESGDIRLDYGNRRKPIGF; encoded by the coding sequence ATGACAACAGCAATGGTCAAACAGGAAATCGCCGTGGCGTCTTTCAGCCGTGTGTACGACCTCGATCAGGTCGAAACCGCGCTGAACGATCTGGGCGAGGGCGCGAACGACGCACTCCGCGCAACCTACGAGAAGATGCTGAAAACCGGCAACCTGCGCTTTTGCGTGAAGCCGAACCGGATGCCGTCGATCGACGATCTGATCGACGCGCTGCCGAATTTTTCAGCGCCGCTCGACGACATCCGCAAGCAGGTCGCGCTGTGTCTCGAAACCGAAGACCGGCTCGAACTGATGCCGATCCTGCTGCTCGGCGATCCCGGCATCGGCAAGACGCATTTCGCCAAGCAACTGGCGCGTCTTCTCGGCACCGCTTACCAGTACGTGGCAATGAGTTCGCTGACGGCCGGCTGGATTCTGTCCGGCGCGTCGTCGCAATGGAAAAACGCGAAGCCGGGCAAGGTGTTCGATGCGCTCGTGAACGGCAGTTACGCGAACCCCGTGATTGCCGTCGATGAAATCGACAAGGCGACCGGCGACTCGCAATACGATCCGCTCGGCGCGCTGTACGCGCTGCTGGAACATGACACGGCGCAGACGTTCATCGACGAATTCGCGGAGATACCGATCAACGCGGGCAATGTGATCTGGATCGCGACGGCAAACGACGAGCGCTCGATCCCCGAGCCGATCCTGAACCGGATGAACGTGTACGAGATTCCGTCGCCGGACCGCGACGGCGCGCGGCGTATCGCGCAGGCGATCTACGACGAAATCCGCTCGGCGCATAACTGGGGTCTGCGTTTTCCCGAAACGCTCGGCGACGACGCGCTCGACGCGCTGATCAAGGCCTCGCCGCGAGAAATGCGTCGCGCAATGCTGAATGGATTTGGCTCGGCGCGGATCGCCGGACGCGACCAGATTGAATCTGGCGATATCCGCCTGGACTATGGAAATCGTCGAAAACCGATTGGTTTTTGA
- a CDS encoding DUF4148 domain-containing protein, producing MRTASFALLFSAAIAAPAFASGYGPATSYRPEVASYTQPSGVTRAEVKADVVRARAAGELNQNPYAPISADSVSAAPGNGPKTRAEVKAELAQARANGELNVNPNAPAYVQELAVGGYSVPRAQARPRTVAAVAASNRVVTTQN from the coding sequence ATGAGAACCGCTTCCTTCGCTTTGCTTTTCTCCGCTGCTATCGCTGCACCGGCTTTCGCTAGCGGTTATGGTCCGGCCACGTCGTATCGCCCGGAAGTCGCGAGCTACACGCAACCGAGCGGCGTAACCCGCGCTGAGGTGAAGGCTGATGTGGTGCGCGCCCGCGCTGCCGGCGAACTGAATCAGAACCCGTACGCGCCGATTTCCGCCGACAGCGTTAGCGCCGCGCCCGGCAATGGTCCGAAGACGCGTGCGGAGGTCAAGGCCGAGTTGGCCCAAGCGCGCGCCAACGGTGAGTTGAACGTGAATCCGAATGCGCCGGCTTATGTGCAGGAGCTCGCGGTTGGCGGCTATTCGGTGCCGCGTGCTCAGGCGCGACCGCGGACGGTGGCGGCTGTTGCTGCGTCGAACCGAGTAGTGACGACGCAAAACTGA